A portion of the Polaribacter cellanae genome contains these proteins:
- a CDS encoding acyl-CoA thioesterase, with protein MKNSSTKTRVRYSETDQMGVVYHGNYAQFFELGRTEWLRNLGVTYKDMENSGIMLPVISLKCNFIKSALYDDILTITTFLKKKPMVKIEFDYEIKNQNNEIVCTGNSVLAFINSKTMKPTKCPDYLLESLGF; from the coding sequence TTGAAAAATTCATCAACAAAAACCAGAGTTCGATATTCGGAAACAGATCAAATGGGCGTGGTTTATCACGGAAATTATGCTCAATTTTTCGAATTAGGAAGAACGGAATGGCTTCGTAATCTAGGGGTTACATACAAAGATATGGAAAACAGTGGAATAATGCTACCTGTAATTTCATTAAAATGTAATTTTATAAAATCGGCATTGTATGACGATATTCTTACAATTACCACTTTCTTGAAAAAAAAACCAATGGTTAAAATTGAATTTGATTATGAAATTAAAAATCAAAATAATGAAATCGTTTGTACAGGAAATTCGGTTTTAGCTTTTATAAATTCCAAAACCATGAAACCGACAAAATGTCCTGATTATTTGTTGGAAAGTTTGGGGTTTTAA